In Hwangdonia lutea, a single window of DNA contains:
- a CDS encoding 1-aminocyclopropane-1-carboxylate deaminase/D-cysteine desulfhydrase: MIFKLEHSINQPVVFSKNKGVTLFVKREDSIHPFVSGNKYRKLKYNLIEAKKKGFKTLLTFGGAYSNHIAAVAAAGEQQGFKTIGVIRGDELFNALENNPTLSFAKQCGMQFKFVSREEYRNKTTKKFIGNLDNEFGAFYLIPEGGTNTLAIKGCEEILSETDKDFDFICTAVGTGGTVSGLINASKPNQQVLGFSALKGDFLKEDISKFVTKTNWKLVTDYHFGGYAKINEALISFINDFKKDHQIQLDPVYTGKMMFGIFDLIDKGFFPKGSKILAIHTGGLQGIVGMNAILKKKNLQIIE; the protein is encoded by the coding sequence ATGATTTTTAAGCTTGAACATAGTATTAATCAGCCTGTTGTTTTTTCAAAAAACAAAGGTGTTACGTTATTTGTAAAACGCGAGGACAGCATTCATCCATTCGTGTCGGGGAATAAATACAGAAAGCTAAAATACAATCTTATCGAAGCCAAAAAAAAAGGTTTTAAAACGCTTCTCACTTTTGGTGGCGCGTATTCAAATCATATTGCAGCGGTTGCTGCGGCTGGTGAACAACAAGGTTTTAAAACCATAGGTGTAATTCGAGGCGATGAGTTGTTTAATGCTCTTGAAAACAACCCGACCTTAAGTTTTGCCAAACAATGCGGCATGCAATTTAAATTCGTATCGCGAGAGGAGTATCGGAATAAAACCACCAAAAAGTTTATAGGTAATTTGGATAATGAATTCGGTGCGTTTTACTTAATTCCAGAAGGCGGCACCAACACTTTGGCCATTAAAGGTTGCGAGGAAATTTTAAGCGAAACGGATAAAGATTTCGATTTTATCTGTACAGCGGTTGGAACCGGCGGCACGGTTTCGGGGCTTATAAATGCTTCAAAACCCAATCAGCAAGTTTTAGGTTTTTCAGCTTTAAAAGGTGATTTTTTAAAAGAAGATATTAGTAAATTTGTAACCAAAACCAATTGGAAACTCGTAACCGATTATCATTTTGGAGGCTATGCCAAAATAAATGAGGCATTAATCAGTTTTATTAATGATTTTAAAAAAGATCATCAAATACAGTTGGATCCTGTTTATACAGGGAAAATGATGTTTGGAATTTTCGATTTAATCGATAAAGGGTTTTTTCCAAAAGGATCTAAAATATTAGCCATCCATACAGGAGGTTTACAAGGCATTGTTGGAATGAATGCGATTTTAAAAAAGAAGAATTTACAAATTATTGAATAA
- a CDS encoding enoyl-CoA hydratase/isomerase family protein, with protein sequence MMQPYVTLTLNGHIGVIEFFHPEHNAMPSDNLKKLQNTIVEAGKNDAIRVIVLKSGGNRTFCAGASFKELVAIDSAKSGQQFFAGFAHVINAMRKCPKLIIGRVQGKAVGGGVGLAAATDYCLATKFAAIKLSELSIGIGPFVIEPAVSRKMGQTAMSQMTINAEAFYSAEFAKDKGLYADVFDGVEALDEAVKTLAKKLASYNPEALKEMKAVFWKDTAHWDDLLIERAKISGKLVLSEFTKETLKRFR encoded by the coding sequence ATAATGCAACCATACGTTACTTTAACTTTAAACGGCCATATCGGGGTGATTGAGTTTTTTCATCCAGAACACAATGCCATGCCTAGCGATAATCTTAAAAAACTGCAAAACACTATTGTTGAAGCCGGAAAAAACGACGCCATTAGGGTTATTGTTTTAAAAAGTGGTGGCAACCGAACCTTTTGTGCCGGCGCGAGTTTTAAGGAACTTGTCGCCATTGATAGTGCTAAATCTGGACAACAGTTTTTCGCAGGATTTGCCCATGTTATAAATGCCATGCGAAAATGCCCAAAGCTTATAATTGGCCGTGTGCAAGGTAAAGCAGTTGGTGGTGGCGTTGGTTTGGCAGCAGCAACCGATTATTGTTTGGCAACCAAATTCGCAGCCATAAAGCTCAGCGAATTGAGTATTGGTATTGGCCCTTTTGTTATCGAGCCTGCGGTATCTCGAAAAATGGGACAAACGGCCATGTCGCAAATGACGATTAATGCGGAGGCATTTTATTCAGCGGAATTCGCAAAAGATAAAGGTTTGTACGCTGATGTTTTTGATGGCGTTGAAGCTTTGGACGAAGCCGTAAAAACCTTAGCTAAAAAACTAGCAAGCTACAATCCCGAAGCTTTAAAAGAAATGAAAGCAGTCTTTTGGAAAGATACTGCACATTGGGATGATTTACTTATTGAACGTGCCAAAATTAGTGGGAAATTGGTGTTAAGCGAGTTTACAAAAGAAACTTTAAAGCGGTTTAGATAG
- a CDS encoding glucosaminidase domain-containing protein: MKRLLLISCLMVMIFSCRSKKAIVTKKEKNKTEQVETKVKTTETEGKVTVTPPKVYANKVEKYIDTYKDIAKSEMQLYHIPASITLAQGILESGSGNGRLSVEANNHFGIKCHGWTGKKIYHDDDRKQECFRKYKDAKYSFRDHSLFLTERKRYAKLFKLKQEDYKGWAKGLRAAGYATDKKYPQKLISLIERYKLYEYDKEVLGDRYVKHEAPKFSDAVTYTVIKGDTLYSISRKYNISVKELQSINGLTDNTISIGQALIVKPSSKN; this comes from the coding sequence ATGAAGCGATTACTTTTAATAAGTTGTTTAATGGTGATGATTTTTAGCTGTCGGTCTAAAAAAGCGATTGTAACTAAAAAAGAAAAAAACAAAACAGAACAGGTTGAAACCAAGGTTAAAACTACCGAAACCGAAGGTAAAGTTACGGTTACACCACCCAAGGTTTACGCCAATAAAGTTGAAAAATATATAGATACCTATAAAGATATTGCAAAAAGTGAAATGCAATTGTACCACATTCCGGCAAGCATTACATTGGCCCAAGGTATCTTGGAATCGGGTTCTGGAAACGGGCGACTTTCAGTTGAAGCCAATAATCATTTTGGTATAAAATGCCATGGATGGACTGGGAAAAAGATCTATCACGACGATGACAGAAAACAAGAGTGTTTCCGAAAATATAAGGATGCCAAATACTCGTTTAGAGACCACTCACTGTTTTTAACCGAGCGCAAACGCTACGCAAAACTTTTCAAACTTAAACAAGAAGATTATAAAGGTTGGGCAAAAGGCTTGCGGGCCGCGGGTTATGCCACCGATAAAAAATATCCGCAGAAATTAATTAGTTTAATTGAGCGTTATAAGCTGTACGAATACGATAAAGAAGTGCTGGGCGATAGGTATGTAAAACACGAAGCGCCCAAATTTAGTGATGCCGTAACTTATACCGTAATTAAAGGTGATACCTTGTATTCCATTTCAAGAAAATATAATATTAGCGTAAAAGAACTTCAAAGTATAAATGGTTTAACCGATAATACCATCAGTATTGGTCAGGCATTGATTGTTAAACCATCATCAAAAAATTAA
- a CDS encoding response regulator transcription factor: MKYKLAIVDDNSFLIKMIEEKLSFFEALTVKFTAINGKEALQKLETNHNIDLILMDIEMPVLNGIQATEVIKNKYPHIKIIMLTVFDHDEHIFNAIKAGADGYLLKEINAKDLYNGILETLNGGAAMTPSIAMKTLKLLRNPIEINSIEEKESIKLTPREIDVLEQLSKGLSYNAIAENLILSTGTIRKHIENIYRKLQVHNKLEAVHKAKKNNLI; this comes from the coding sequence ATGAAATATAAATTAGCCATAGTTGACGATAATTCTTTTTTAATAAAAATGATTGAAGAAAAATTATCATTTTTTGAAGCATTAACGGTTAAATTTACGGCTATAAACGGTAAGGAGGCACTGCAAAAATTAGAAACCAATCATAACATCGATTTAATTTTAATGGATATTGAAATGCCCGTTTTAAATGGTATTCAAGCGACTGAGGTTATTAAAAATAAATACCCGCATATTAAAATAATCATGCTCACCGTTTTTGATCATGACGAGCATATTTTCAACGCCATAAAAGCGGGCGCCGATGGCTATTTATTGAAAGAAATAAATGCCAAAGATTTGTACAATGGTATTTTGGAAACCTTAAATGGCGGTGCAGCCATGACCCCTTCCATAGCCATGAAAACCTTAAAACTGCTGCGCAATCCCATTGAAATAAATAGCATTGAAGAAAAAGAAAGCATCAAACTAACCCCACGGGAAATCGATGTTTTAGAGCAGTTAAGCAAAGGCTTGAGCTATAATGCCATTGCCGAAAACCTTATCTTATCAACGGGCACCATCCGAAAGCATATCGAGAACATCTACCGAAAACTACAGGTGCACAACAAATTGGAAGCCGTACATAAAGCCAAGAAAAACAATTTGATTTAG
- a CDS encoding aromatic amino acid hydroxylase produces MSNSYTSNPILNRLPKHLKQFIKPQNYDDYSAIDQAVWRYVMRKNVDFLTQVAHKSYLDGLKQTGISIDSIPNMYGMNRILKDIGWAAVAVDGFIPPNAFMEFQAYNVLVIASDIRQLEHIEYTPAPDIIHEGAGHAPIIANPEYAEYLRRFGEIGCKAISSAKDYELYEAVRHLSIIKEAPNSKEADITSAEKKVEDLQKNMGKPSEMALIRNLHWWTVEYGLIGSLENPKIYGAGLLSSIGESAWCMTDEVKKLPYNIDATFKDFDITKPQPQLYVTPDFAHLSLILEEFANTMALRKGGLSGVNKLIHSQALGSVELSTGIQISGVFSHVIANEGKPIYIQTTGETALAYREKELVGHGTETHKKGFGSPIGKLKGINLAIEDMSPRDLSAYNIYEEQLITLEFEGGIKVSGEIITGKRNLQGKIILISFNNCTVTHNNTVLFKPEWGIYDMAVGKEIVSAFSGPADHNSFNLITHVPSSQTIRVKKSKELLNLEALYQQVRDYRNGTNRTISRTKVLEELIENHSNDWLLPVELYELAFIGNETKLCESILNHLETIKQNRPEVGRLIDDGLEIVTKSLKVN; encoded by the coding sequence ATGTCTAATTCATATACATCCAATCCCATTTTAAATCGTTTGCCCAAGCATTTAAAACAGTTTATAAAACCGCAAAACTACGATGATTATTCGGCTATCGATCAAGCGGTTTGGCGTTATGTCATGCGAAAAAATGTCGATTTTTTAACCCAAGTAGCGCACAAATCCTATTTAGACGGATTAAAACAAACCGGGATTTCTATTGATAGCATTCCAAATATGTATGGGATGAACCGTATTTTAAAAGATATTGGTTGGGCCGCTGTGGCGGTTGATGGCTTTATTCCGCCCAATGCCTTTATGGAGTTTCAAGCCTACAATGTGCTGGTTATTGCCAGCGATATTAGGCAATTGGAGCATATTGAATACACGCCCGCCCCGGATATTATTCACGAAGGTGCAGGACATGCTCCTATTATTGCCAACCCAGAATATGCCGAATATTTACGACGCTTTGGAGAGATTGGTTGCAAAGCCATTTCGTCGGCCAAGGATTACGAGTTGTACGAAGCGGTAAGGCACCTTTCCATCATTAAAGAAGCGCCCAATTCTAAGGAAGCCGATATCACTTCCGCGGAAAAAAAAGTAGAAGATTTACAAAAAAACATGGGTAAACCCAGTGAAATGGCATTAATACGAAACCTGCATTGGTGGACGGTTGAATATGGTTTAATTGGCAGCTTGGAAAACCCAAAAATTTACGGCGCAGGATTGTTATCCTCGATTGGTGAAAGCGCGTGGTGCATGACTGATGAGGTAAAAAAACTACCCTATAATATTGATGCCACTTTTAAAGATTTCGATATTACAAAACCACAACCTCAACTTTATGTTACTCCAGATTTTGCACATTTAAGCTTAATTTTAGAAGAATTCGCCAACACGATGGCGCTGCGCAAGGGTGGACTTTCTGGCGTTAACAAACTTATTCATTCCCAAGCATTGGGCAGTGTCGAATTGAGCACGGGCATTCAAATTTCTGGTGTGTTTAGTCATGTTATTGCTAACGAAGGCAAACCTATTTACATACAAACTACAGGCGAAACCGCATTGGCCTATAGAGAAAAAGAGTTGGTAGGCCATGGTACAGAAACACACAAAAAAGGGTTTGGCTCTCCTATCGGAAAACTTAAAGGCATTAATTTGGCTATTGAAGATATGAGTCCACGTGATTTAAGTGCGTACAATATTTATGAAGAACAACTTATTACGCTTGAGTTTGAAGGCGGTATTAAAGTTTCAGGTGAAATTATAACCGGAAAAAGAAACCTTCAAGGCAAAATAATATTGATTAGTTTTAATAACTGCACGGTAACCCACAACAACACTGTTTTGTTTAAACCGGAATGGGGCATTTATGATATGGCCGTTGGAAAGGAAATCGTTTCAGCTTTTTCGGGCCCCGCGGATCATAACAGTTTTAATTTAATTACCCATGTACCCTCTTCTCAAACCATTCGAGTAAAAAAATCTAAGGAATTACTTAATCTCGAAGCGCTTTATCAACAAGTAAGAGATTACCGAAATGGCACAAATAGAACGATTTCCAGGACCAAGGTTTTAGAGGAACTTATTGAAAACCATTCGAACGATTGGTTATTACCTGTTGAACTTTACGAACTCGCTTTTATTGGAAATGAAACTAAATTATGCGAAAGCATTTTAAACCATTTAGAAACTATTAAACAAAACAGACCTGAAGTTGGGCGGTTAATTGATGATGGATTAGAGATTGTTACTAAAAGTTTAAAAGTAAATTGA
- a CDS encoding DUF4230 domain-containing protein, with protein sequence MRKILFGVIITLVVLFTFKYCDEKKEDKIVLQESSALIQKQIKNVGKLIVTEGHFSEVFNYKNSKEIFGEYFTSDKKALVVVNAEVTIAYDLSKIEFKIDEATKTLQIISIPKEEIKINPDLEYYDMQSDFLNPFEAQDYNAIKNTVKASLAKKIEASDLKANAKNRLISELSKFYILTNSLGWTLTYNDTTMTSLETFQNLKL encoded by the coding sequence ATGCGAAAAATTCTATTTGGTGTTATCATCACGTTGGTTGTTTTGTTCACTTTTAAATATTGTGATGAAAAAAAGGAGGATAAAATCGTGCTTCAAGAAAGTTCGGCACTCATTCAAAAACAAATCAAAAACGTTGGTAAGTTAATTGTTACCGAAGGCCACTTTAGTGAAGTGTTCAACTATAAAAACTCCAAAGAGATTTTTGGAGAATATTTTACGTCAGATAAAAAAGCATTGGTGGTTGTAAATGCCGAAGTTACTATTGCTTACGATTTAAGTAAAATTGAATTTAAAATTGACGAGGCCACTAAAACCCTTCAAATAATCAGTATTCCAAAAGAAGAAATCAAAATAAATCCAGATTTGGAATATTACGATATGCAATCCGATTTTTTAAATCCGTTTGAAGCCCAAGATTACAACGCTATTAAAAACACCGTAAAGGCATCATTAGCCAAAAAAATAGAAGCATCCGATTTGAAGGCAAATGCTAAAAATAGACTTATTAGCGAACTCTCAAAGTTTTATATTTTAACCAATTCCTTGGGTTGGACATTAACCTACAACGATACCACGATGACCTCCTTAGAGACCTTCCAAAACTTAAAATTGTAA
- a CDS encoding pyridoxal-phosphate dependent enzyme, translated as MDKATLQNIHNRIKPYIHKTPVLTSKLIDEICDANVFFKCENFQKMGAFKMRGAANAILILTEAQKSKGVVTHSSGNFAQALSLAAKQIGVTAYIVMPKNAPQVKKDAVRTYEGIIIECDSNIKAREDEAHRVVIEKGATFIHPSNDDNVIHGQGTAAIELLEEYPNLDYIFTPVGGGGLLAGTLLAAINFSENCKVIAGEPKNVDDAYRSLISGNIEKNDSTNTIADGLRTHLGDRNFPIIKKHVEKIIRVEEDEIIYAMKLIWERMKIIIEPSSAVAFAAVLKQKSEFKNKKIGVLISGGNVDLSHLPF; from the coding sequence ATGGATAAAGCGACTTTACAAAACATCCACAATCGTATAAAACCGTACATTCATAAAACGCCGGTGTTAACCTCAAAATTAATAGACGAGATATGTGATGCCAATGTGTTTTTTAAATGCGAAAATTTCCAAAAAATGGGTGCATTTAAAATGCGAGGAGCGGCCAATGCTATTTTAATTTTAACCGAAGCGCAGAAAAGTAAAGGCGTCGTAACGCATTCCTCGGGTAATTTTGCTCAGGCCCTTTCGTTGGCAGCAAAACAAATAGGCGTGACAGCTTATATTGTAATGCCCAAAAATGCGCCGCAAGTAAAAAAGGATGCGGTAAGAACTTATGAAGGAATTATTATTGAATGCGATTCAAACATCAAAGCGCGAGAAGATGAAGCTCATAGAGTTGTAATTGAGAAAGGCGCAACCTTTATTCATCCATCAAATGATGATAACGTGATACACGGTCAAGGTACAGCGGCCATAGAATTGTTGGAAGAGTACCCCAATTTAGATTATATCTTTACACCCGTTGGTGGCGGTGGTTTATTGGCGGGAACGCTTTTGGCGGCAATAAATTTTTCTGAAAATTGTAAAGTGATAGCAGGCGAACCCAAAAATGTTGATGATGCTTACAGATCATTAATCTCCGGCAATATCGAAAAAAATGACAGCACAAACACCATTGCCGATGGATTGAGAACCCATTTAGGCGATAGGAATTTTCCAATCATTAAAAAACATGTTGAAAAAATTATACGTGTTGAAGAAGATGAAATAATCTATGCCATGAAATTGATTTGGGAACGCATGAAAATCATCATAGAACCCTCAAGCGCAGTCGCTTTCGCAGCCGTTTTAAAACAGAAAAGTGAATTTAAAAACAAGAAAATAGGCGTATTGATTTCCGGTGGAAATGTAGATTTAAGCCATCTGCCCTTTTAA
- the hemL gene encoding glutamate-1-semialdehyde 2,1-aminomutase has product MNYKRSSALFAQAETVIPGGVNSPVRAFKAVGGSPIFVKEAKGAYLYDEDGNRLIDYINSWGPMILGHAYEPVVNAVIDKAKKGTSFGMPTEIETKIAQLAVSMVPNIDKIRFVNSGTEACMSAVRLARGYTGKDKIIKFAGCYHGHSDSFLIQAGSGAVTFGSPNSPGVTQGTAKDTLLARYNDIENVSELIEANKNEIACIIIEPVAGNMGCIPPKGDFLVALRNLCDAHNILLIFDEVMTGFRLAKGGAQELFNINADIVCFGKVIGGGLPVGAFAARNEIMNHLAPLGPVYQAGTLSGNPLAMAAGLAMLNELNNNAEIFNRLAEKTAYLHKGIAKVLNENNITHTINRVGSMISVHFDKAKVVDFETAAKGNNDTFKTFFHGLLNEGVYIAPSAFETWFITDALSYEDLDFTIAAVNTVAKTL; this is encoded by the coding sequence ATGAATTATAAACGTAGTAGCGCCTTATTTGCGCAAGCAGAAACCGTTATTCCGGGCGGTGTAAACTCACCAGTACGTGCTTTTAAGGCCGTTGGCGGATCACCCATTTTTGTAAAAGAAGCTAAAGGCGCGTATTTGTACGACGAAGACGGAAACCGATTAATCGATTATATAAATTCTTGGGGACCTATGATTTTGGGTCATGCCTACGAACCGGTTGTAAATGCGGTAATCGATAAGGCCAAAAAAGGAACATCGTTTGGCATGCCAACGGAAATTGAAACCAAAATTGCCCAATTAGCGGTTTCCATGGTGCCAAATATCGATAAAATCAGGTTTGTAAATTCCGGAACCGAAGCCTGTATGAGTGCGGTGCGTTTGGCTCGTGGTTATACGGGTAAAGATAAAATTATAAAATTTGCGGGCTGTTATCATGGGCATTCCGATTCGTTTTTAATTCAAGCGGGTAGTGGTGCGGTAACTTTTGGGTCGCCAAATAGCCCGGGCGTAACCCAAGGCACGGCAAAAGATACTTTGTTGGCGCGCTATAACGATATTGAAAATGTGTCTGAATTAATTGAAGCTAATAAAAACGAAATAGCCTGTATTATTATTGAGCCCGTGGCGGGAAATATGGGTTGCATCCCACCAAAGGGAGACTTTTTGGTCGCGTTGCGGAATTTATGCGATGCCCACAACATCTTGTTAATTTTTGATGAGGTGATGACAGGGTTCCGATTGGCCAAAGGAGGTGCGCAGGAATTGTTTAATATAAATGCTGATATTGTGTGCTTCGGAAAAGTAATTGGTGGCGGCTTGCCCGTTGGCGCATTTGCCGCACGAAACGAAATCATGAATCATTTAGCGCCATTGGGTCCAGTGTATCAAGCGGGAACTTTAAGTGGAAATCCGTTGGCTATGGCGGCTGGATTGGCGATGTTAAATGAATTGAATAATAATGCTGAAATTTTTAACCGTTTAGCTGAAAAGACAGCGTATTTGCACAAAGGAATAGCCAAAGTTTTAAATGAAAATAATATTACACATACCATAAATAGGGTAGGTTCGATGATTTCGGTACACTTTGATAAAGCTAAAGTTGTAGATTTTGAAACCGCTGCAAAAGGTAATAACGATACCTTTAAAACCTTTTTCCATGGTTTGTTAAACGAAGGCGTTTACATTGCCCCAAGTGCTTTTGAAACTTGGTTTATTACCGATGCTTTAAGTTATGAGGATTTGGATTTTACGATTGCTGCTGTTAATACAGTTGCAAAAACACTGTAA
- a CDS encoding DUF4136 domain-containing protein translates to MKKLFKTLPFLALLILVSSCSSIRVATDYDKNANFNEYKTFAFYKTGIDKAEISDLDKRRILRAIESELLAKGFTKSENPDLLVSLFTKSREKINFYNNGFGPYGYGWGWHPWYWNSYHTSSVSRSTEGVLYVDLIDANKKELVWQGMGTGYLSQNMEKKDARIKEFVAKIMEKYPPGMAQ, encoded by the coding sequence ATGAAAAAACTTTTTAAAACATTACCATTTTTGGCGTTGTTAATTTTGGTATCATCTTGTAGCTCTATAAGAGTGGCAACCGATTACGATAAAAATGCAAATTTCAATGAATACAAAACCTTTGCGTTTTACAAAACCGGTATCGACAAAGCCGAAATTAGCGACTTAGACAAACGCAGGATTCTTCGTGCGATTGAAAGCGAACTATTGGCCAAAGGCTTTACAAAATCTGAAAACCCGGATTTACTGGTGAGCCTCTTTACAAAATCTCGTGAAAAAATTAACTTTTACAACAACGGTTTTGGTCCATACGGTTATGGTTGGGGTTGGCACCCTTGGTATTGGAACAGTTACCATACCAGTTCGGTTTCGCGATCAACAGAAGGTGTTTTATATGTAGATTTAATTGACGCCAACAAAAAAGAATTGGTTTGGCAAGGTATGGGAACCGGCTATTTATCGCAAAACATGGAGAAAAAAGACGCCCGCATCAAAGAGTTTGTTGCTAAAATTATGGAGAAATACCCTCCGGGAATGGCGCAGTAA
- a CDS encoding thermonuclease family protein, whose protein sequence is MYTYRAKIIDVYDGDTVTAVVDLGFLHSQEMKLRLYGIDTPEMRGPEKIEGRKVRDIVREMILDKEVTIRTYKDKQGKYGRYLANIVLEDGLEVNQWLVDNGHAKPYLP, encoded by the coding sequence ATGTATACATACCGAGCGAAAATAATTGATGTTTACGACGGCGATACGGTTACTGCCGTTGTAGATTTGGGGTTTCTTCATTCCCAAGAAATGAAATTACGGCTTTATGGCATTGATACTCCCGAAATGAGAGGGCCGGAAAAAATTGAAGGTAGAAAGGTGCGAGATATTGTAAGAGAGATGATTCTTGATAAGGAGGTGACCATTCGTACCTACAAAGATAAACAGGGTAAATACGGGCGCTATTTAGCCAATATTGTTTTGGAAGATGGGTTGGAAGTTAACCAATGGTTAGTTGATAACGGGCATGCTAAACCTTATTTGCCTTAA
- a CDS encoding rhodanese-like domain-containing protein, with product MGIFSFLFGSKKQDKIKDFKTRGAIVIDVRTQGEYTQGAIPGSKNIPLQNINSQIKEIKKHNKPVITCCASGMRSGSAAAILKSNGIEVVNGGGWHSLYKKLEL from the coding sequence ATGGGCATATTCAGCTTTCTTTTTGGCAGTAAAAAACAGGATAAGATTAAAGACTTTAAAACTAGGGGCGCTATTGTTATTGATGTTAGAACACAGGGCGAGTATACTCAAGGCGCTATTCCGGGGTCTAAAAACATTCCTTTACAAAACATCAATTCTCAAATTAAGGAGATAAAAAAACACAACAAACCCGTAATAACTTGTTGTGCAAGTGGTATGCGTTCGGGCAGTGCTGCCGCTATTTTAAAAAGCAATGGTATTGAAGTGGTAAACGGCGGTGGTTGGCACAGTTTGTATAAAAAATTAGAGTTATAG
- a CDS encoding DUF5522 domain-containing protein — translation MKKIIPIEEGDYYLTPEGYRCFTEQYHLKRGYCCESGCRHCPYGYNPSTSRRTAK, via the coding sequence ATGAAGAAAATCATCCCCATTGAAGAAGGCGACTACTATTTAACGCCAGAAGGTTACCGCTGTTTTACCGAGCAATACCATTTAAAACGTGGCTATTGCTGCGAAAGCGGTTGCAGACACTGCCCGTATGGTTACAACCCATCAACTTCACGCAGAACAGCTAAGTAA